The Manihot esculenta cultivar AM560-2 chromosome 1, M.esculenta_v8, whole genome shotgun sequence genome has a window encoding:
- the LOC110615828 gene encoding peroxisomal membrane protein 11C, translating to MSSLEATRAELGLLVLYLNKAEARDKICRAIQYGSKFLSDGQPGTAQNVDKSTSLARKVFRLLKFVNDLHALISPVPQGTPLPLVLLGKSKNALLSTFLFLDQIVWLGRSGIYKNKERTELIGRISLYCWMGSSVCTTLAEIGELGRLSASMRKLEKELKNSDKYQNEQYRAKLQNSNERSLALIKAAMDIVVAVGLLQLAPKKVTPRVTGAFGFTTSLISCYQLLPSRPKAKTT from the exons ATGAGTTCTTTGGAGGCAACTAGAGCCGAACTTGGTTTATTAGTCTTGTATCTGAACAAAGCTGAAGCCAGAGACAAGATCTGCAGGGCAATTCAATATGGTTCAAAATTCTTGAGTGATGGACAGCCCGGTACAGCTCAGAATGTTGACAAATCAACCAGCTTGGCCCGGAAAGTTTTCCGACTTCTTAAG TTTGTCAATGATCTGCATGCTCTTATTAGCCCTGTCCCCCAAGGAACTCCTCTGCCTCTTGTTTTGTTGGGAAAG TCAAAAAATGCATTATTGTCAACTTTCTTATTCCTTGATCAAATCGTCTGGCTTGGCAGATCTGGAATCTACAAG AATAAAGAACGCACTGAGCTAATTGGCCGGATATCTCTTTACTGTTGGATGGGATCCTCAGTCTGCACTACCTTGGCAGAG ATTGGAGAGCTTGGAAGGCTTTCTGCATCAATGAGGAAGCTAGAGAAGGAGCTCAAGAACAGTGATAAATATCAG AACGAACAATATCGTGCTaaacttcaaaattcaaatgagaGATCACTGGCTTTGATCAAGGCAGCCATGGATATTGTAGTTGCAGTTGGTCTACTTCAACTGGCACCCAAGAAAGTTACCCCTCGTGTAACAGGAGCCTTTGGATTTACTACCTCTTTAATTTCTTGCTATCAG TTGCTTCCATCACGACCAAAAGCCAAGACGACATAA
- the LOC110615809 gene encoding F-box protein At4g00755 isoform X1 — translation METCVDFFSWLDYDMLMRILMCLEDPSDLVRVSSVSRSWREFVIANGLCKQLCLRMFPSLHIVDRIIEPNSCVKSSSEVGCSKSVEWETLEREHRVYAFLARGCTLFALRGCIADAISASSTDNYPEESIRNTLEPRDRVSRRASYWSSKGQSNPAVAETLTYKLVADICVITEISVRPFQAFFQLGSPIYSAKSVRFRMGHPKAAVDDPMGEPSDNCADDNFIWTYTSPEFAMVQENRLQKFELPEPVLCIGGILQVELLGRVQRQDMDGLFYICVSHVQVIGRPLSPAFSVDIIEPSGKFALKALSYTQPSLPENGSRPLPDELLEGRVRDLEQIVNLLRGQGVVVEYDWNEEDELDEGMAL, via the exons ATGGAGACATGTGTCGACTTCTTTAGTTGGCTTGATTACGACATGTTGATGAGGATTCTCATGTGTTTGGAGGATCCATCAGATCTCGTGCGTGTTAGTTCTGTTTCACGTTCTTGGCGAGAGTTTG TGATTGCGAATGGTCTTTGTAAGCAGCTGTGCTTGAGAATGTTTCCTTCCTTGCATATAGTAGACCGCATCATTGAACCAAACAGTTGTGTGAAAAGTTCTTCAGAAGTTGGATGCAGCAAATCTGTAGAATGGGAAACTTTGGAGAGAGAACACAGAGTGTATGCATTTTTAGCTCGAGGCTGTACATTATTTGCTCTAAGAGGATGCATTGCTGATGCAATAAGTGCTTCTAGCACTGATAATTATCCAGAAGAAAGCATTCGCAATACTCTTGAACCGCGAGACAGAGTTTCAAGGAGAGCTTCATACTGGTCAAGTAAAGGGCAAAGTAATCCAGCAGTGGCTGAGACACTTACATATAAGCTAGTTGCTGATATTTGTGTCATCACGGAAATCAGTGTACGACCTTTTCAAG CCTTTTTTCAGTTGGGTTCCCCAATATATTCCGCCAAATCAGTGCGCTTCCGTATGGGTCATCCCAAAGCCGCAGTGGATGATCCCATGGGTGAGCCAAGCGATAATTGTGCGGATGACAATTTCATATGGACTTACACTTCACCAGAGTTTGCGATGGTTCAG GAGAATCGCTTGCAGAAGTTTGAGCTTCCTGAGCCTGTTCTTTGCATAGGTGGAATTTTGCAAGTTGAGCTGTTGGGTAGGGTTCAGAGACAAGATATGGATGGCTTATTCTATATATG CGTCTCTCACGTTCAAGTTATTGGCCGACCTTTATCACCTGCATTTAGCGTTGATATTATAGAACCCTCTGGTAAATTTGCCTTAAAAGCGCTGAGTTACACACAACCAAGCTTACCTGAAAACGGATCCCGTCCACTTCCTGATGAGCTTTTGGAGGGACGTGTGAGAGATCTGGAGCAGATTGTGAATTTGCTGCGGGGACAAGGTGTAGTTGTTGAGTATGATTGGAATGAAGAGGATGAATTAGATGAAGGGATGGCTCTCTGA
- the LOC110615822 gene encoding F-box protein PP2-A13 gives MGANESHTTSHADGEGPSSKPRLDDIPESCVALVLMHLDPLEICNLARLNRAFHGASSADFIWETKLPSNYRFVLDKVLDDDKTMAGLGKKDLYARMCRPIPFDGGTKEIWLDKNTAGVCLSISSKALTITGIDDRRYWNCISTDESRFQKVAYLHHIWWLEVDGELEFQFPAGKYSLFFRVQLGKPTKKMGRRVCNTEHIHGWDIKPVKFELTTSDGQHAASECFLENPGNWVNYHVGDFVVLHPNELTNIKFSLTQIDCTHTKGGLCLDAVFIYPSSLGTEISTTLKM, from the exons atGGGTGCCAATGAATCACATACGACGTCTCACGCAGATGGTGAGGGTCCTTCATCCAAGCCAAGGCTCGACGATATACCAGAGAGCTGCGTGGCGTTGGTTCTAATGCACTTGGACCCGCTTGAGATCTGTAATTTAGCTCGGCTAAATCGAGCCTTTCACGGTGCTTCTTCCGCTGATTTTATCTGGGAAACAAAGCTGCCTTCGAACTATCGGTTTGTACTGGACAAAGTGTTGGATGATGACAAAACTATGGCAGGCTTAGGGAAGAAAGATCTTTATGCCCGGATGTGCAGGCCAATCCCTTTTGATGGTGGCACAAAA GAAATATGGCTGGATAAGAATACAGCTGGAGTTTGCTTATCGATTTCTTCCAAGGCTTTAACTATTACTGGGATTGACGACAGGAGATACTGGAACTGTATTTCTACTGATGAATCAAG ATTTCAGAAAGTAGCATATCTTCATCACATTTGGTGGCTTGAAGTGGATGGAGAGTTAGAGTTTCAGTTTCCAGCAGGAAAATATAGCTTATTTTTCAGAGTGCAGCTGGGCAAGCCCACGAAGAAAATGGGTCGCAGAGTTTGTAACACAGAGCACATCCATGGTTGGGATATAAAACCTGTAAAGTTTGAGCTAACAACTTCAGATGGTCAACATGCTGCGTCTGAATGTTTCCTGGAAAATCCTGGAAACTGGGTTAACTACCATGTGGGAGATTTTGTTGTATTGCATCCGAATGAATTgacaaatattaaattttcgTTGACACAAATTGATTGCACTCACACCAAAGGAGGGCTTTGTTTAGATGCTGTTTTTATATACCCAAGTAGCTTAGGCACTGAGATTAGCACAACATTGAAGATGTGA
- the LOC110617903 gene encoding plant UBX domain-containing protein 9 isoform X1: protein MARPSPDAIDNFMRITGASHPHALRKLEEYGGNLDAAVNAHFNEVERQIANPASSVSPQSNYADTSNQMQPGSRGILPLLSAARSFKPSLLLDPNYRRNLLNQFGASVFTSNEPLHSRRGEFDNGYDQPYHYGARPTFGDEDRTSSTHGHQFHGNVSRDQEAHLHGDDVEEQMIKYAIEASKQEDSSGAMQSQLHLEDDELAHAISLSLKTAEREKAIRAQTAENQKQLVVNNSTGRAEKTNDGRSQPGCSSFQGGAEDLQEQSLWGGISSKELDEAMLLEAAMFGENSEGTSSQHTPHPHAAVDKSKGLHPPQVPHQPSQSLMDWQLIREQQDNEYLASLLADREKETSALKKPETYLKKGESQKSVDGELETKRLIAAKEASLPQEPAVDDTNAVTLLVRMPDGSRHGRRFLKSDKLQYLFDFIDVGGTVKPGTYRVVRPYPRRTFCTGDSSLSLNELGLNNKQEALFLELI, encoded by the exons GAATATGGAGGCAATCTTGATGCTGCTGTGAATGCACATTTTAATGAAGTGGAAAGACAGAT TGCAAATCCAGCGTCCTCTGTTTCTCCTCAATCTAATTATGCTGACACAAGCAATCAAATGCAACCTGGTTCACGTGGGATTCTGCCGCTACTGTCTGCTGCTAGAAGTTTCAAGCCTTCATTGCTTCTTGATCCCAATTATAGGAgaaatctattgaaccaatttgGTGCTTCTGTTTTCACTAGTAATGAACCATTACATTCCCGCAGAGGAGAATTCGACAATGGCTATGACCAGCCTTATCATTATGGAGCAAGGCCAACATTTGGGGATGAAGATCGAACTTCATCAACTCATGGTCATCAATTTCATGGAAATGTCTCAAGAGATCAAGAAGCACATTTGCATGGTGATGATGTAGAAGAACAAATGATTAAATATGCTATTGAGGCTTCAAAGCAGGAG GATTCCTCAGGTGCTATGCAAAGTCAGCTTCATCTGGAAGATGATGAACTTGCTCATGCAATATCACTTTCCCTGAAG ACAGCAGAACGTGAAAAGGCAATACGTGCACAAACAGCAGAGAACCAAAAACAATTGGTAGTTAATAATTCAACTGGAAGAGCTGAGAAAACTAATGATGGCAGATCGCAG CCAGGATGCTCATCTTTTCAAGGGGGCGCAGAGGATTTGCAAGAACAGTCATTG TGGGGTGGCATTTCTTCGAAGGAGCTTGATGAAGCAATGCTTCTTGAGGCAGCAATGTTTGGTGAAAATTCTGAAGGTACTTCTTCCCAACACACACCTCATCCACACGCTGCTGTAGATAAAAGTAAAGGTCTCCATCCACCGCAAGTACCGCATCAACCATCACAGTCACTTATGGATTGGCAGTTAATTCGAGAACAGCAG GATAATGAGTATCTTGCATCTCTTTTGGCTGATAGAGAAAAAGAAACAAGTGCCTTAAAGAAACCTGAGACTTACTTGAAAAAAGGAGAATCTCAAAAGTCAGTTGATGGAGAGTTA GAAACTAAGAGATTGATAGCCGCAAAAGAAGCTTCACTTCCTCAGGAGCCAGCAGTTGATGATACAAATGCAGTGACTCTTCTTGTTCGTATGCCAGATGGCAGCCGCCATGGTCGTCGGTTTCTCAAGTCAGACAAGCTTCAG TATCTTTTTGATTTTATCGATGTTGGTGGAACAGTGAAACCTGGAACTTACAGGGTG GTGAGGCCATACCCCAGACGTACCTTCTGCACTGGTGACAGCTCATTAAGTTTGAATGAACTTGGTCTGAACAATAAACAAGAAGCCTTGTTTCTGGAGTTGATATAG
- the LOC110617903 gene encoding plant UBX domain-containing protein 9 isoform X2, which translates to MQPGSRGILPLLSAARSFKPSLLLDPNYRRNLLNQFGASVFTSNEPLHSRRGEFDNGYDQPYHYGARPTFGDEDRTSSTHGHQFHGNVSRDQEAHLHGDDVEEQMIKYAIEASKQEDSSGAMQSQLHLEDDELAHAISLSLKTAEREKAIRAQTAENQKQLVVNNSTGRAEKTNDGRSQPGCSSFQGGAEDLQEQSLWGGISSKELDEAMLLEAAMFGENSEGTSSQHTPHPHAAVDKSKGLHPPQVPHQPSQSLMDWQLIREQQDNEYLASLLADREKETSALKKPETYLKKGESQKSVDGELETKRLIAAKEASLPQEPAVDDTNAVTLLVRMPDGSRHGRRFLKSDKLQYLFDFIDVGGTVKPGTYRVVRPYPRRTFCTGDSSLSLNELGLNNKQEALFLELI; encoded by the exons ATGCAACCTGGTTCACGTGGGATTCTGCCGCTACTGTCTGCTGCTAGAAGTTTCAAGCCTTCATTGCTTCTTGATCCCAATTATAGGAgaaatctattgaaccaatttgGTGCTTCTGTTTTCACTAGTAATGAACCATTACATTCCCGCAGAGGAGAATTCGACAATGGCTATGACCAGCCTTATCATTATGGAGCAAGGCCAACATTTGGGGATGAAGATCGAACTTCATCAACTCATGGTCATCAATTTCATGGAAATGTCTCAAGAGATCAAGAAGCACATTTGCATGGTGATGATGTAGAAGAACAAATGATTAAATATGCTATTGAGGCTTCAAAGCAGGAG GATTCCTCAGGTGCTATGCAAAGTCAGCTTCATCTGGAAGATGATGAACTTGCTCATGCAATATCACTTTCCCTGAAG ACAGCAGAACGTGAAAAGGCAATACGTGCACAAACAGCAGAGAACCAAAAACAATTGGTAGTTAATAATTCAACTGGAAGAGCTGAGAAAACTAATGATGGCAGATCGCAG CCAGGATGCTCATCTTTTCAAGGGGGCGCAGAGGATTTGCAAGAACAGTCATTG TGGGGTGGCATTTCTTCGAAGGAGCTTGATGAAGCAATGCTTCTTGAGGCAGCAATGTTTGGTGAAAATTCTGAAGGTACTTCTTCCCAACACACACCTCATCCACACGCTGCTGTAGATAAAAGTAAAGGTCTCCATCCACCGCAAGTACCGCATCAACCATCACAGTCACTTATGGATTGGCAGTTAATTCGAGAACAGCAG GATAATGAGTATCTTGCATCTCTTTTGGCTGATAGAGAAAAAGAAACAAGTGCCTTAAAGAAACCTGAGACTTACTTGAAAAAAGGAGAATCTCAAAAGTCAGTTGATGGAGAGTTA GAAACTAAGAGATTGATAGCCGCAAAAGAAGCTTCACTTCCTCAGGAGCCAGCAGTTGATGATACAAATGCAGTGACTCTTCTTGTTCGTATGCCAGATGGCAGCCGCCATGGTCGTCGGTTTCTCAAGTCAGACAAGCTTCAG TATCTTTTTGATTTTATCGATGTTGGTGGAACAGTGAAACCTGGAACTTACAGGGTG GTGAGGCCATACCCCAGACGTACCTTCTGCACTGGTGACAGCTCATTAAGTTTGAATGAACTTGGTCTGAACAATAAACAAGAAGCCTTGTTTCTGGAGTTGATATAG
- the LOC110615781 gene encoding vacuolar protein 8, whose protein sequence is MVEDTGEEVITEIQSVEECLSHAQGLVPLALDAAKAVKGFPGRWKMIISKLEQIPSHLSDLSSHPCFSKNALCKEQLQAVSNTLKEAIELSDLCNSEKYEGKLRMQSDLDRLSGKLDLNLRDCELLIKTGMLGEATLPLAAAGSSTELEASIHGNTRELLARLQIGHLEAKHKALDSLVEVMKEDEKTVLAVLGRCNIAALVQLLTATSPRIREKTVSVICSLAESGRCENWLVSEGVLPPLIRLVESGSTLGREKATISLQRLSMTTETARAIVGHGGVRPLIEICRTGDSVSQAAAACALKNISVVPEVRQNLAEEGVVKVMINLLDCGILLGSKEYAAECLQNLTASNDNLRRIVISEGGIRSLLTYLDGPLPQESAVAALRNLVTSVSIEMLASLGFLPRLVHVLKSGSSGAQQAAASAICRVCSSTEMKKWVGEAGCIPLLVKLLEAKSNGVREVSAQAISSLVTLSQNCREVKKNEKSVPNLVQLLDPSPQNTAKKYAVSCLASLSSSKKCKKLMISYGAIGYLKKLTEMDIPGAKKLLERLERGKLRSLLSRK, encoded by the coding sequence ATGGTGGAAGATACTGGAGAAGAAGTCATAACAGAGATTCAATCAGTTGAGGAGTGTCTATCACATGCTCAAGGACTTGTTCCCTTGGCACTTGATGCGGCCAAAGCTGTGAAGGGGTTTCCTGGTAGATGGAAGATGATAATTTCCAAGTTGGAGCAGATCCCCTCACATTTATCTGACTTGTCAAGCCACCCTTGCTTCTCCAAGAATGCGCTTTgcaaagagcaattgcaggctGTGTCAAATACACTGAAAGAAGCGATTGAATTGTCAGATTTATGTAACAGTGAGAAATATGAGGGTAAACTTAGGATGCAGAGTGATCTTGATCGTTTATCTGGGAAATTGGATTTGAATTTACGAGATTGCGAGCTTTTGATCAAGACTGGGATGCTTGGTGAAGCAACTTTGCCTTTGGCTGCAGCTGGTTCATCAACAGAACTTGAGGCTTCCATTCATGGCAATACAAGGGAATTGCTTGCTCGGCTTCAGATTGGGCACTTGGAGGCGAAGCACAAAGCTCTTGACAGCCTCGTTGAGGTCATGAAAGAGGATGAGAAAACCGTTTTGGCTGTTCTTGGCAGATGCAATATTGCTGCTCTTGTCCAGCTATTAACTGCAACCTCTCCTCGTATCCGGGAAAAAACTGTTAGTGTAATCTGCTCGCTTGCAGAATCTGGAAGATGCGAGAATTGGCTTGTTTCTGAAGGTGTTTTACCACCTCTAATAAGGCTGGTTGAGTCAGGTAGCACACTAGGCAGAGAGAAGGCCACCATCTCACTCCAGAGATTGTCAATGACGACAGAAACAGCCAGGGCAATTGTTGGACATGGTGGGGTTCGGCCACTGATTGAAATCTGTCGAACCGGTGATTCAGTATCACAGGCTGCAGCTGCTTGTGCTTTAAAGAACATATCGGTTGTACCTGAGGTTAGACAAAACTTAGCCGAAGAAGGTGTTGTGAAAGTCATGATCAATCTCCTAGATTGTGGAATTCTACTAGGATCCAAAGAATATGCTGCAGAATGCTTGCAGAATCTCACTGCCAGCAATGACAACCTAAGGAGGATTGTTATTTCAGAAGGTGGAATCCGAAGCCTGTTGACGTATCTAGACGGTCCACTGCCTCAAGAATCTGCAGTTGCTGCATTAAGGAATTTGGTTACCTCAGTTTCTATAGAAATGTTGGCATCTCTTGGTTTCCTACCTCGATTGGTTCATGTCCTTAAATCTGGATCATCAGGGGCACAACAAGCTGCTGCGTCTGCAATTTGCCGGGTTTGCAGCTCAACTGAGATGAAAAAATGGGTGGGTGAAGCTGGATGCATTCCTCTACTTGTCAAATTGCTCGAGGCTAAATCAAATGGTGTTAGGGAAGTTTCAGCGCAAGCAATTTCAAGTTTGGTGACCCTTTCACAGAATTGCAGAGAAGTTAAAAAGAATGAGAAAAGTGTGCCAAATCTGGTCCAATTGCTTGATCCAAGTCCACAAAACACAGCAAAGAAGTATGCTGTGTCCTGCTTAGCCTCACTTTCTTCAAGCAAGAAATGTAAAAAGCTAATGATTTCCTATGGAGCAATTGGGTACCTCAAGAAGCTTACTGAGATGGACATCCCGGGGGCTAAGAAGCTGCTTGAGCGGTTGGAAAGAGGGAAATTAAGAAGTTTGCTCAGCAGAAAATAG
- the LOC110617302 gene encoding probable methyltransferase PMT15, protein MAVPTSFLTFKSKKANLYKLTLTIILCTLFYLIGFYQNSRGSIPLVNQSSAAYAIFSCAPPIRNTTLDFSPHHYIPDPPPVVARVSHLPPCDPQFSEYTPCEDVQRSLKFDRDRLIYRERHCPEKNELLKCRVPAPFGYRVPFRWPVSRDFGWYANVPHKELTVEKKNQNWVRFEGDRFRFPGGGTMFPRGADAYIDDIGKLINLKDGSIRTAIDTGCGVASFGAYLLSRNILTVSFAPRDTHEAQVQFALERGVPALIGVLASIRLPYPSRAFDMAHCSRCLIPWGQYDGLYLIEVDRVLRPGGYWVLSGPPVNWENHWKGWNRSPEDLKAEESTIETVAKSLCWKKLVQKDDLSIWQKPTNHIHCIANRKVYKKPVFCEPQDPDKAWYTKMETCLTPLPEVSDIREVAGGQLAKWPERLTAIPPRISSGSVEGITAEIFTENTELWKGRVAHYKEVDRQLAEQGRYRNLLDMNAYLGGFAAALVDDPVWVMNVVPVEADVNSLGVIYERGLIGTYQNWCEAMSTYPRTYDLIHADSIFSLYKDRCEMEDILLEMDRILRPEGSVIIRDDVDILLKVKRIVDVMQWDARIADHESSAHEREKILFAVKQYWTAPDPNQIHQESETAS, encoded by the exons ATGGCTGTTCCGACGTCGTTTTTGACGTTCAAATCCAAGAAAGCCAACCTCTATAAACTCACACTCACCATAATCTTATGCACTCTCTTTTATCTCATAGGTTTCTACCAAAATTCTCGTGGCAGTATCCCTCTCGTCAACCAATCTTCAGCAGCCTATGCCATCTTCTCCTGCGCCCCACCAATCCGGAACACCACCCTCGACTTCTCACCTCACCACTACATCCCTGACCCACCACCTGTGGTGGCGCGTGTATCTCACCTCCCTCCTTGCGACCCTCAGTTCTCCGAGTACACCCCATGCGAGGATGTTCAGCGTTCCCTCAAATTCGACCGAGATAGACtcatatatagagagagacaCTGCCCTGAGAAGAACGAGCTTTTAAAGTGTCGTGTGCCGGCACCGTTTGGCTACAGGGTGCCTTTTAGATGGCCGGTGAGTAGGGACTTTGGGTGGTATGCGAACGTTCCCCATAAGGAATTGACGGTGGagaagaagaatcagaactgggTTCGGTTCGAGGGGGACCGGTTTAGGTTCCCTGGTGGTGGAACCATGTTTCCGCGAGGGGCTGACGCGTATATTGACGATATTGGCAAGTTGATCAATCTCAAAGACGGCTCAATAAGGACCGCCATTGATACTGGTTGCGGG GTGGCAAGCTTTGGAGCTTACCTTCTCTCAAGAAACATTTTGACAGTGTCGTTTGCACCAAGAGACACCCATGAAGCTCAGGTCCAATTTGCACTTGAACGTGGAGTTCCTGCATTGATTGGAGTTTTAGCTTCCATAAGGCTCCCTTACCCTTCAAGAGCCTTTGACATGGCTCATTGCTCGCGCTGTCTCATTCCCTGGGGTCAATATG ATGGGCTGTATTTGATTGAAGTTGATCGAGTTCTTCGTCCGGGTGGGTACTGGGTTCTGTCTGGGCCACCAGTAAATTGGGAAAACCATTGGAAAGGTTGGAATAGATCACCTGAAGATCTAAAAGCAGAGGAGTCTACTATTGAAACAGTAGCCAAAAGTCTATGCTGGAAAAAATTGGTACAAAAAGATGATCTTTCTATTTGGCAAAAACCCACTAATCACATCCATTGTATAGCCAACAGGAAGGTGTACAAGAAGCCTGTCTTTTGCGAGCCACAAGATCCTGACAAGGCTTG GTACACCAAAATGGAGACCTGTTTAACACCACTGCCTGAGGTATCAGACATAAGAGAGGTAGCAGGTGGGCAACTAGCAAAATGGCCGGAGCGATTAACTGCAATCCCTCCAAGGATTAGCAGTGGAAGTGTGGAAGGAATTACTGCAGAAATTTTCACTGAAAATACAGAGTTATGGAAGGGAAGAGTAGCACATTACAAGGAAGTTGATCGTCAGCTAGCTGAGCAGGGGCGGTATCGAAACTTGCTTGATATGAATGCTTACTTGGGAGGCTTCGCAGCAGCTCTAGTGGATGACCCTGTGTGGGTTATGAACGTTGTCCCAGTGGAGGCTGACGTCAATTCCTTAGGGGTTATCTATGAACGTGGGTTGATTGGAACCTATCAAAATTG GTGTGAAGCCATGTCTACATATCCAAGAACCTATGACTTAATTCACGCAGATTCAATTTTCAGCCTCTATAAGGACAG ATGTGAAATGGAGGATATTCTGTTAGAAATGGATAGGATTTTAAGGCCAGAAGGTAGTGTAATAATTAGAGATGATGTAGATATCTTGCTAAAAGTCAAGAGAATCGTAGATGTGATGCAATGGGATGCCAGAATTGCAGACCATGAAAGTAGTGCCCATGAGAGGGAGAAGATCCTTTTTGCAGTGAAGCAGTATTGGACAGCACCTGACCCTAACCAAATTCACCAAGAATCTGAAACTGCTTCATAG
- the LOC110615809 gene encoding F-box protein At4g00755 isoform X2: METCVDFFSWLDYDMLMRILMCLEDPSDLVRVSSVSRSWREFVIANGLCKQLCLRMFPSLHIVDRIIEPNSCVKSSSEVGCSKSVEWETLEREHRVYAFLARGCTLFALRGCIADAISASSTDNYPEESIRNTLEPRDRVSRRASYWSSKGQSNPAVAETLTYKLVADICVITEISLGSPIYSAKSVRFRMGHPKAAVDDPMGEPSDNCADDNFIWTYTSPEFAMVQENRLQKFELPEPVLCIGGILQVELLGRVQRQDMDGLFYICVSHVQVIGRPLSPAFSVDIIEPSGKFALKALSYTQPSLPENGSRPLPDELLEGRVRDLEQIVNLLRGQGVVVEYDWNEEDELDEGMAL, encoded by the exons ATGGAGACATGTGTCGACTTCTTTAGTTGGCTTGATTACGACATGTTGATGAGGATTCTCATGTGTTTGGAGGATCCATCAGATCTCGTGCGTGTTAGTTCTGTTTCACGTTCTTGGCGAGAGTTTG TGATTGCGAATGGTCTTTGTAAGCAGCTGTGCTTGAGAATGTTTCCTTCCTTGCATATAGTAGACCGCATCATTGAACCAAACAGTTGTGTGAAAAGTTCTTCAGAAGTTGGATGCAGCAAATCTGTAGAATGGGAAACTTTGGAGAGAGAACACAGAGTGTATGCATTTTTAGCTCGAGGCTGTACATTATTTGCTCTAAGAGGATGCATTGCTGATGCAATAAGTGCTTCTAGCACTGATAATTATCCAGAAGAAAGCATTCGCAATACTCTTGAACCGCGAGACAGAGTTTCAAGGAGAGCTTCATACTGGTCAAGTAAAGGGCAAAGTAATCCAGCAGTGGCTGAGACACTTACATATAAGCTAGTTGCTGATATTTGTGTCATCACGGAAATCAGT TTGGGTTCCCCAATATATTCCGCCAAATCAGTGCGCTTCCGTATGGGTCATCCCAAAGCCGCAGTGGATGATCCCATGGGTGAGCCAAGCGATAATTGTGCGGATGACAATTTCATATGGACTTACACTTCACCAGAGTTTGCGATGGTTCAG GAGAATCGCTTGCAGAAGTTTGAGCTTCCTGAGCCTGTTCTTTGCATAGGTGGAATTTTGCAAGTTGAGCTGTTGGGTAGGGTTCAGAGACAAGATATGGATGGCTTATTCTATATATG CGTCTCTCACGTTCAAGTTATTGGCCGACCTTTATCACCTGCATTTAGCGTTGATATTATAGAACCCTCTGGTAAATTTGCCTTAAAAGCGCTGAGTTACACACAACCAAGCTTACCTGAAAACGGATCCCGTCCACTTCCTGATGAGCTTTTGGAGGGACGTGTGAGAGATCTGGAGCAGATTGTGAATTTGCTGCGGGGACAAGGTGTAGTTGTTGAGTATGATTGGAATGAAGAGGATGAATTAGATGAAGGGATGGCTCTCTGA